The nucleotide sequence AACTTGCTACAGGGGTGGTCATCCGGAGGAAGAGGGGAGGGGCAGAGTGGGCAATAAGGCGGAAGAAAGCGTCACAAACAAGGGCAATAGCCAATAGCAGGCAAACCCCCAAAAGAGAGAGAGGAGCAAAGTAGATCAGGAAGGAGATCGCATAGAGGAGATAAAGGAGGTGCTTTGTCGCACTTAAAAGGTAAAAGAGGTTGTCCCATGGATTTTTTGAGAAGAGCTTTTTGACAAATGTGTAGGTAAAAAAGTAGTGGGGCTTTTTCTGGAACTCCTTTTTACTTTCGATTCTTCCTAAGATATGGAGCGCTTTCGTCAGTCCTGTGATTGCGCAGGCGCCAATAAGGAAAAGGATGGGGAGGAGGAGATATTCAATGCTCATTCACGGGCCTTTTTGGGATTTTTCAAAAGAGCCTGGATGATACTCACCGAGGTGAGCTCTAAGGGGGTTTTTTCTGCTGCACACTTGGTTTTTGGGTTGGCCCCATGCTGAATCAAGAGCTTGGCCGTTTCGAAGACATTGACCGAATCAGGGTTTAAAACGACAAAGTGGAGGGGGGTAAACCCATTATAGACCCCTGCGGTGAGCATGGCTTGGACATGAGCGCGCCCCGTTTCAACAAGCGCTCTGACGATCTCTGTCTCTGCTTGCATCGCTGCAAAATGAAGGGGAGTGGCTCCCCCATAATTCTGGCCGTGCTGGGGAGCATTAATATCAGTGCTGGGACAGTTGATCAAAAGCTTTGCCTCCTCCTCGAGCCCCTGCATCGCTGCAAAGTGTAAGGGGGTCGCGCCATCGCGCGTTCCAAAGTTGGGGTTGACCCCAGGATGGTTTAAAAGGAGCTTAATCAGAGGAGGCGCCCGGTTCGTGACCGCAATGTGGAGAGGGGTAAACCCTTCCTGAGTCGGTTGATTGACCTTGATCTCCTTTTGCTTAAGGAGAAGCTCCGTTGCCTCATAATTCCCATTGGAAACCGCAATAATCAGAGGGGTCGATTGGTAGTTGTTAGGGGCATTCACATTCACCCCCTTGGAGAGGAGGAAGGTGATGATCTCTTTTTTGTGTCCCCCTTTTTTCGAGCAGCAAGCCAAGTGAAGGGGGGTGTTTCCATCCTTGTCGCGGGCATAAACAAGACGCATCCCCTCTTTTTCATATAAAGAGACGACGCCTACGAGGTCACCACTTAGGCAAGCGCGAAAGAATTCCGACTCAGGGCCCCCAAAGAGGAGCGCTTGAGCCATCAATGCAAGGAAGAAAAAATACTTGGGGACCTGTTGAGAGAGCCGCTTTCTCCAGATTTCACGATGACTTTCGAGAAAAATCCGGAAGTTTGCAAATTGACATATGCCTAAGTATAGGAGATTTGCAAACCTCCGGGTTTTTCCGGAAGGGGAGTGAAAGGTGGAGGAATGGGCTTTTTCAACAGGCCCCTTATTGGCTGAGAAGAAGGTCATGCTCTCTAAAATAATTGATTGCCGATTTTTCTTCACCCCTCATGATCTGAATATCTTCAGGATTTTGGTCATCGAAGCCCAAAAGGTGGAGGAGGCCATGGGTGATGTAGAGGGAAACCTCTTCGTAAGGATCGCCCCCTTTTTTTGTCAGATAATCGAGGGCCACTTCGGGGCAGACAAAGATTTCGCCCAAAACAATATACCCCTCTTCCATCGGATCGTCGATGGGGAAGGAGATGCAGTCTGTGGGGGAGGGGTCATTAAAGTAGAGGTCGTGAAGGTGGGAAATTTCCTCTTTGTTAACGAAGTGGAGGGTCACTTCATCAATCCGAATGCTTTTCCATTTTAGGAAAGCTTCAACGAGGCGCTCCACCTTTTCTTCAGAAATGGGAAGAGCGCTTTGACTAGAAATGCAGTGGATGTTCACTGCATGGTGGGCGTTTTAGGAAGGCCAGTGACCTTTTTATCCTCGCCCTCTTTCCAGCGGCCGAGTTTTTTGAGGACATCGATCCGCTCGAATCGCTTGAGGACGTTCCGTTTTTTCGCCCCTTTACTTGATTTTCCGTAACTTGGGTGACGTGACATGGTTAACTCCTCCCTCCTTTCACTTTAGGGATGAAGGTGCTATGGGCGGCCTCTCCCGTAAAAACGTTCGCATGTTCTTTAAATCCCTTGGGGAGGTTGTCCTTGAGGGGACCTGTTTTTTCTGAGCCGTAGCGGGGTTTTCTAGGGCACCGCTTGAGGCGATCTTTCTTACTTACTCGTGTCATAATAGCTTACTCCGTTAATAAGAAATAACTATAGCAGTTTAGGCGGAATCTTTCAAGCTTTTAATGAGTGATGATGGTGAAGCCGGCTGTTTTATAGGCCTGGTAGCGCTCCTGGGCAGTCTTATTCTTCTGCGTGGAGGCGAGATCTTCGATTTCATAAATTTTTATAAAGGAAAAATTTTTATTGTCGACCGGCTCCGGGCAGAGGTTAAGGATGCTTCGGGCTTCATTGGGGTTTTCCTTGGATGAGGTGAGGACAATCAGGTCCTTGCAGGGGGCATCTTTGATCACATGGGGGAGAAAGCTATCAGGGGGCGAGCGCCATAAAAGAAGGTCGACATACTCCAGCCCCTTTTCGTGAGGGACGCGGATCAGGAGAGGCTCTTTTTTTTCAAAATATTCCTCAGCAAGGCGGACAATCAGCCCCTTTTTCTCCTGATCGCTTCGCACCTGAAAGAAAAGGGCACGGATCTCCTTATGCATCCTTTTCCTCCTCGGGATGGTAGATTCCGCAGGAAAGAAGGAATTTAAGGAGATCTTCGGTCTCGAGATTGGTCTCTTTGATCTCATCTTTTTGGTACATGACCAAAAAGCCCGAGATGGGGTGAGGAGCCGTTGGGATGAAGATCGACTGGAGGTCTTTCTTCTTTTCGGTGATCTCTTCTGGGGGATCTCCAGAAAGAAGCCCCATCGCGCGGGTCTTTTCATGGGGGAAAGGAACGGTCACCGTCCCTTTAAAGAGCTGTTTTTTCCTTTCGCTAAAGACGCTGCTACTCA is from Candidatus Neptunochlamydia vexilliferae and encodes:
- a CDS encoding ankyrin repeat domain-containing protein, which encodes MTFFSANKGPVEKAHSSTFHSPSGKTRRFANLLYLGICQFANFRIFLESHREIWRKRLSQQVPKYFFFLALMAQALLFGGPESEFFRACLSGDLVGVVSLYEKEGMRLVYARDKDGNTPLHLACCSKKGGHKKEIITFLLSKGVNVNAPNNYQSTPLIIAVSNGNYEATELLLKQKEIKVNQPTQEGFTPLHIAVTNRAPPLIKLLLNHPGVNPNFGTRDGATPLHFAAMQGLEEEAKLLINCPSTDINAPQHGQNYGGATPLHFAAMQAETEIVRALVETGRAHVQAMLTAGVYNGFTPLHFVVLNPDSVNVFETAKLLIQHGANPKTKCAAEKTPLELTSVSIIQALLKNPKKARE
- the ybeY gene encoding rRNA maturation RNase YbeY is translated as MNIHCISSQSALPISEEKVERLVEAFLKWKSIRIDEVTLHFVNKEEISHLHDLYFNDPSPTDCISFPIDDPMEEGYIVLGEIFVCPEVALDYLTKKGGDPYEEVSLYITHGLLHLLGFDDQNPEDIQIMRGEEKSAINYFREHDLLLSQ
- a CDS encoding small basic protein; protein product: MSRHPSYGKSSKGAKKRNVLKRFERIDVLKKLGRWKEGEDKKVTGLPKTPTMQ
- a CDS encoding DNA polymerase III subunit chi — encoded protein: MHKEIRALFFQVRSDQEKKGLIVRLAEEYFEKKEPLLIRVPHEKGLEYVDLLLWRSPPDSFLPHVIKDAPCKDLIVLTSSKENPNEARSILNLCPEPVDNKNFSFIKIYEIEDLASTQKNKTAQERYQAYKTAGFTIITH